In the Acomys russatus chromosome 11, mAcoRus1.1, whole genome shotgun sequence genome, one interval contains:
- the LOC127195978 gene encoding E3 ubiquitin-protein ligase TRIM31-like, with translation MAGLHMTAQMLEDVTCAICLDVLRDPVTIDCGHNFCLQCISQVGKTSETIQCPLCQLSVNKNTFRPNKLLASLAEKIQAMDPAETQPEGEERRCQRHKEKLHYFCEEDGEFLCAVCRKSQVHRSHHVTLMDEAAQNYKVQIESQAQDLQQKDKEIIEEKKQGEGAILVFRAQVQLEKLKIREEFKYVRQRLDEEESFLLSRLHWLELQGAEQMGQYVSVIEKQLTSLRELTESLKSRMEVPSMELLKDVKGVLSRSKELQFFKPTPVPVDLEREISKAKARLESITESLKEFKDNLKDEWKKDKSTFLNNMNKEEIEHWSLSQKNKSELPSSVPVTLDTASADPDLTISQDLKKVTLYMIGRAALNKQAKPGPLHPFYTVRGSPGISSGSQVWEADIQLTCSRNYVVGVATESALGPQSQSSSPRSCIWALRVSSFICQPFTNCNALEYIRVHLQKVGVYVDYDCGRIVFYDAITRKHIYTFHTSFDGQIFPIVGLKAAGTYITLNP, from the exons ATGGCGGGCCTACACATGACTGCCCAAATGCTGGAGGATGTGACCTGTGCCATCTGCCTGGATGTCCTACGAGACCCTGTCACCATTGATTGTGGGCACAACTTCTGCTTGCAGTGCATCAGTCAGGTGGGGAAAACGTCAGAGACTATCCAGTGTCCCCTCTGCCAACTCTCTGTGAATAAGAACACGTTCAGGCCCAATAAGCTGTTGGCTAGTCTTGCAGAGAAAATCCAGGCCATGGATCCTGCTGAGACCCAAccagaaggggaagagagaagatgtCAGAGGCACAAAGAAAAGCTACATTACTTCTGTGAGGAAGATGGGGAGTTCCTCTGTGCTGTGTGTCGTAAATCCCAGGTCCACCGATCCCACCATGTCACCTTGATGGATGAGGCTGCCCAGAACTACAAG GTACAGATTGAGTCCCAGGCCCAAGATTTGCAGCAAAAGGACAAGGAAATAATTGAAGAGAAAAAGCAAGGTGAAGGGGCAATCCTGGTGTTCAGG GCCCAGGTGCAGCTGGAGAAACTGAAGATCCGTGAGGAATTCAAGTATGTGCGTCAGAGACTGGATGAGGAAGAGAGTTTCCTCCTGTCCAGGCTGCACTGGCTGGAGCTGCAGGGAGCTGAGCAGATGGGACAGTATGTCAGTGTGATTGAGAAGCAGCTCACCTCCCTCAGGGAGCTCACTGAGTCCCTGAAAAGTAGGATGGAAGTACCATCCATGGAGCTACTAAAG gaCGTCAAAGGCGTCTTGAGCAG GAGTAAGGAACTTCAGTTTTTCAAGCCAACCCCAGTTCCTGTGGACCTGGAGAGAGAAATCAGTAAAGCAAAAGCGAGACTCGAGTCCATCACAGAGAGCCTGAAGGAATTCAAAG ACAACCTGAAGGATGAATGGAAGAAAGATAAAAGCACATTCCTGAACAATATGAATAAAGAGGAAATAGAGCACT GGTCCTTGTCACAGAAGAATAAGTCAGAGTTGCCCAGCTCAG TCCCTGTGACCCTGGACACGGCCTCAGCTGACCCAGACCTCACCATTTCTCAGGATCTAAAGAAAGTGACCTTGTACATGATCGGCAGAGCAGCTTTGAATAAGCAGGCTAAACCTGGACCATTGCACCCTTTCTACACTGTGAGGGGTTCCCCAGGCATCTCCTcaggcagccaggtgtgggagGCAGACATCCAGCTGACTTGCAGTAGGAACTATGTGGTGGGTGTGGCCACAGAGTCGGCTCTAGGGCCCCAGAGTCAGAGCTCCAGCCCACGGAGCTGCATATGGGCACTGAGGGTCTCATCCTTCATATGCCAACCATTCACCAACTGCAATGCCCTGGAATATATCCGGGTCCATCTTCAGAAAGTGGGCGTCTATGTGGATTATGACTGTGGGAGAATCGTCTTCTATGATGCCATCACTAGGAAACACATCTATACTTTCCACACTTCCTTTGATGGGCAGATCTTCCCCATTGTAGGGCTCAAAGCTGCTGGCACTTATATCACCCTGAACCCCTAG